CGTGGCGTGGCTGCCATGGCCCACCGGGAACTGGCGCTGCGCCAGGTCGGTGACGCCCTCCAGGTCCCACCAGTTGACCAACTTGAGCGCGAACCCGGCAGGACGGCGGGCATAGCTGGCCTCGGCATAGAGTTCGGAAAACGCCGCTTCGATGGTGGCGATATTGCCGCCGTGGCCGTTGAGGAACAGGATCTTGTCGAAACCGTGCCCGGCCAGCGAACGTACCCAGTCGCCGATCGCGGCGATGAAGGTGCAAGGGCGCAGCGAGATGGTGCCGGGAAAGCCCAGGTGGTGCTGGGCCATGCCGATGTTGAAGGTGGGGCCGACCAGGATATCGGCAGTCTTCTGCGCCTCGACGGCGATGATCTCCGGGCACATCCAGTCGGTGCCCAGCAGGCCGGTCGGGCCGTGTTGTTCGTTGGAGCCGATGGGGATCACCACCGTGCGGCTGCGCTCCAGAAACTGCCCGATCTCGATCCAGGTGGATTTATGTAGAAGCATGCGACGCTCTCTTTTATCGGTGGGGACAGGCTATCCGCCACGGATTGTACGACTACTCGCCACCTGTTGGGGTTTGCAATTGAGATACGCTGAAGACTTCAGCCAGCGCTGGTCGGGGTACCAGGAGAACATGAACTGCCCGTCCTTGAGCTTGTCCACCACTTGGCGAGCGACTTGCGGACGCACTGCCGGGCAGCCCTGGCTGCGGCCGATACGGCCTTCGCGCTTGCTCCATAACGGGCTGACATAGTCGGCGGCGTGAATCACGATGGCGCGGTCGCGGGCCAGGTCATTGAAGCCAGGCTCCAGGCCGTCCATGCGCAGGGAGTAGCCGTGAGTGCCGAGGTAGCTTTCCTGGGTGCGGAACAGGCCCAGGCTGGACTGATGGCTGCCCTCAAGATTGGAAAACTGGGTGGCGAAGTTTTCGCCTGACTTGGCGCCGTGGGCCACCAGATCGCGCAATACCAGGGTCTTTTTGCGCAGATCGAAGATCCACAGCCGACGAGCGGTAGAGGGTTGGGAGTAGTCGATCACTGCCAGGCGGTCGGAACGTTCCTCGCCGTTACTGACGGCGCACTGCACCGCGCTCAAGGCACTTTTGAGGACGATGGGATTGAGTTCTGGAGCCGAGCGCGCAAGGCTGCTATACAAAGAAGGAAGGGGGCCATTGGCGGCGAGCGCAACATTGCTCAATAACGCCAGGCTGCCGGTGATCAAGCCCAGTTTGGTTATGCCGAGCCGGCGCATAAAAGTCAGCATCTACAGTCGAGTCCCCGCTGTGGAGTGGAGCTAAGTCAATTGTTCAAAAAACACGCATGTTACTTGAGCATTTGCCTGCTCGTTACACCATTGGTCGCCACAGCCGAAGCGCTGCCGGTGGAGCCATTGCCGGTCACCACACCAGCCCCGGTGGACCTGGC
This region of Pseudomonas sp. MUP55 genomic DNA includes:
- a CDS encoding creatininase family protein; translation: MLLHKSTWIEIGQFLERSRTVVIPIGSNEQHGPTGLLGTDWMCPEIIAVEAQKTADILVGPTFNIGMAQHHLGFPGTISLRPCTFIAAIGDWVRSLAGHGFDKILFLNGHGGNIATIEAAFSELYAEASYARRPAGFALKLVNWWDLEGVTDLAQRQFPVGHGSHATPSEIAVTQWAYPDAIKSADYSPKIANTGPIREALDFRARFPDGRMGSDPALATVEKGGELVALAAQGLIKTVNNFSNEAKP
- a CDS encoding murein L,D-transpeptidase catalytic domain family protein produces the protein MLTFMRRLGITKLGLITGSLALLSNVALAANGPLPSLYSSLARSAPELNPIVLKSALSAVQCAVSNGEERSDRLAVIDYSQPSTARRLWIFDLRKKTLVLRDLVAHGAKSGENFATQFSNLEGSHQSSLGLFRTQESYLGTHGYSLRMDGLEPGFNDLARDRAIVIHAADYVSPLWSKREGRIGRSQGCPAVRPQVARQVVDKLKDGQFMFSWYPDQRWLKSSAYLNCKPQQVASSRTIRGG